The nucleotide window tgtaatataaaaaataaactgactCTTCtgataaaatttcttttaggCATCGATTTGACTGACATGTTGAAATTAGGTCAAGATCTCGCAGAAATGGATGATGTTGCTCGGAAAGGTATATATCTTGAGCGTCTTATACGATTGTACCAGGATTCAATGAGTGCCATGGAAAATTGCCCTAAACCCGTCATATCAGCGATACACTCTGCCTGCATTGGAGCTGGTATTGACATGATTACAGCAACAGATATCCGTTACTGCACACAAGACGCATTTTTCTCTGTAAAAGAAGTGGAAATTGGCATGGCAGCTGATGTTGGGACATTACAACGTTTCCCCAAAGCTATTGGCAGCCAATCATTGGCCCGCGAATTATGTTACACAGGACGTCGTTTTGAAAGTTCGGAGGCTTTCAACTGTGGATTAGTCAGTAAAGTTTTCCCAGATAAAGAATCTTTAGTGAACGGTGCCCTGGCCTTAGCTGAGAACATCGCAGAAAAAAGTCCAATTGCAGTACAGGCTACTAAGCAAAATGTTGTTTACTCACAAAGTCGTCCTAATCAATTGGGTTTGGATCACATTGTAAGTACATAAATTAGCTACtgctaaattatattttaacacCAAAAAAATACTCTGAACAACTAGTGTTTCTCAAATGTAGTATATAGTACATAAAAAAATGTGTCGTTGGTTGTTCAGAGTATGTTTTTTGTTATGAACAaagacataaatatttatgaatgaaaatttttattttagcgcGAAATGAACAAATTGTACCTTCAATCTGAAGACTTTGCAGTTGCTGCTGCCGCCCAATTAACTAAAGGAGAAAAACCAACATTTTcaaagttataaaaattatttattactaaGATTAGTATTTGTCTTTAaatgatttgtaaatttttaaataaatatgtatttcaatgcATCATCTGTGTCAATCTTTCCATATTTATTGCATAAACAGAATGAGAGGCTATTAAATTGCGATCCGAAAATGCTCTTTGACAATCTGTAAGAGTAATTTCCTTAGTATCTTTGGGATAtctgtaaaacaaaatatttagttgTCATTTATACgagaatactttttaataaaatgtaattacACTTCTTCGCAAGCTGACAAAAAAGTAACGTCATCATTAGATCTgcgcataaaatttggtgatgTAATTTCTTTATCTAGTTCTAAAGGTCCATCATCCTGTTTTTGTCGTGTAACTGTATTACGCACTGAAGGGTCTTTTAGAGAAGCACCAACATCGTAATAGAAAGATCCCTCCCCGGTTACTTTGTAATGTTCTTTTTTCATAATTACTGCAGAGATCAgattttttagtaaaacttgCACAGCCATTGCAACATATTCCGCGACATTGTCTTCCACATTAACTAAACCAGATTCCCACGCACCAATGAGAAACCGACCTAAAATAAAGCCTGCATCTGGCAGGAATAATTCTTGGACGCAATATCGTTGCGTTGGTAGAATTTGTACATTTGCCTCGGTTCCCATTGCCGGTCTTATCAACTTCATTGTGTCTTCCATAATAAAGTCCAAGAAATCGTAAGGCTCAAATGTAACTTTATCATTTGATATTCGAGAACTTTTCTTTCGCTTAGCTTTACGGCTGCCACTACTACTGTTCGTGCCAATTGTTGTACCAGAAATTCCCATTGACATACCGCCGCCACTGGTCGGACTTGGTTCTTGTGGCATCTGAAATGCGTCGATCTTATTAAGTATCGCAATTAGAAATTGATTGtgtaaatgcattttttcaggcGTTAAAAATTTCCGAGATTCATAGTCGAATTGCTCCTTAGACCATTTATGTCGGAACCAAAGCTTCATATTAGCCAAGTATTTTTGTCCATTGTCGCCCAATGCCGACATTAAAGAATTTTTCGCAATAACAACTTTATCACTTAAATCATTcattgttgttaattttaataaaacatcaaaATCTTGAACACAAACAATAAACTAGTGTTGccgttttgttattttattttttttgttacatttcAGTAAAatcattttacataactttttagCTAGTGATGTGTACGTGACGTGATATTCTAATGTCAAGTGTGTGCCACTATCGAgcttaattatattaaattttcgcGAGTGAATCAAAATTAAACAGCGCTCGTCCCACttgatatatatttatattgtatatgttTATCGTTCTAATTAAATGCCATGgataattttcgaaataacaCTTTTGTGAAATAATGCTGACATATTATATATTAGTATAAAAGGCATTTCCGAGCACTTTCAAATATTACCCAGAATTATAATCCAGTATAGTAGATATTTACAgttgtatataaaaactttaaatatttaaaattcataagtttT belongs to Calliphora vicina chromosome 4, idCalVici1.1, whole genome shotgun sequence and includes:
- the LOC135956635 gene encoding transcriptional adapter 1-like gives rise to the protein MNDLSDKVVIAKNSLMSALGDNGQKYLANMKLWFRHKWSKEQFDYESRKFLTPEKMHLHNQFLIAILNKIDAFQMPQEPSPTSGGGMSMGISGTTIGTNSSSGSRKAKRKKSSRISNDKVTFEPYDFLDFIMEDTMKLIRPAMGTEANVQILPTQRYCVQELFLPDAGFILGRFLIGAWESGLVNVEDNVAEYVAMAVQVLLKNLISAVIMKKEHYKVTGEGSFYYDVGASLKDPSVRNTVTRQKQDDGPLELDKEITSPNFMRRSNDDVTFLSACEEVYPKDTKEITLTDCQRAFSDRNLIASHSVYAINMERLTQMMH
- the LOC135956636 gene encoding delta(3,5)-Delta(2,4)-dienoyl-CoA isomerase, mitochondrial, whose protein sequence is MFLRNLKGPSAFPYRNLLTSTTTRMMSAKMLPESNTDTPTYKTLSVTTPKPFVFHVELNRPQRYNAFNKEMWIEIKNCFESLSSNPDCRSIVLSASGKHFTAGIDLTDMLKLGQDLAEMDDVARKGIYLERLIRLYQDSMSAMENCPKPVISAIHSACIGAGIDMITATDIRYCTQDAFFSVKEVEIGMAADVGTLQRFPKAIGSQSLARELCYTGRRFESSEAFNCGLVSKVFPDKESLVNGALALAENIAEKSPIAVQATKQNVVYSQSRPNQLGLDHIREMNKLYLQSEDFAVAAAAQLTKGEKPTFSKL